In the Flagellimonas sp. MMG031 genome, one interval contains:
- the rplK gene encoding 50S ribosomal protein L11, with translation MAKEVDKVVKLQVRGGAANPSPPVGPALGAAGVNIMEFCKQFNARTQDKQGKVLPVVITVYKDKSFEFVVKTPPAAVQLMEAAKIKKGSGEPNRVKNGSVTWDQVKAIAEDKMADLNAFTVESAMSMVAGTARSMGLKIAGTRPF, from the coding sequence ATGGCAAAAGAAGTAGATAAGGTAGTTAAATTACAAGTTAGGGGAGGTGCTGCGAACCCATCGCCACCGGTTGGACCCGCCTTAGGTGCTGCTGGTGTTAACATCATGGAGTTCTGTAAGCAGTTTAATGCGCGTACACAGGACAAACAGGGTAAAGTTTTACCTGTTGTTATCACCGTTTACAAAGACAAATCTTTCGAGTTTGTTGTAAAAACACCACCTGCGGCAGTTCAATTGATGGAAGCAGCCAAGATTAAAAAAGGATCGGGAGAACCTAACAGGGTTAAGAATGGTTCGGTAACCTGGGATCAAGTAAAAGCAATCGCCGAAGATAAAATGGCGGATTTGAATGCCTTTACCGTGGAGTCTGCAATGAGTATGGTTGCAGGTACTGCAAGATCTATGGGTCTGAAAATAGCCGGAACTAGACCTTTTTAA
- the rplA gene encoding 50S ribosomal protein L1: protein MAKLTKKQKEAHAKIDKNKLYTLEEASALVKEITNVKFDASIDLAVRLGVDPRKANQMVRGVVTLPHGTGKDVKVLALVTPDKEAEAKEAGADFVGLDEYLEKIKNGWTDVDVIITMPSVMGKLGPLGRILGPRGLMPNPKTGTVTMDVAKAVSDVKAGKIDFKVDKTGIVHAAIGKASFSADKIAGNARELIDTLIKMKPSAAKGVYMKSIYLSSTMSPSVQLDPKAVQ, encoded by the coding sequence ATGGCAAAATTGACTAAAAAGCAGAAAGAGGCCCATGCCAAGATAGACAAGAACAAGCTCTATACATTGGAAGAGGCATCAGCTTTAGTAAAAGAAATAACCAATGTAAAATTTGACGCTTCCATTGATTTGGCAGTTCGTTTGGGCGTAGACCCAAGAAAAGCCAACCAAATGGTGCGTGGTGTTGTTACCCTTCCCCACGGAACAGGTAAGGACGTAAAAGTTTTGGCATTGGTGACTCCAGACAAAGAAGCAGAGGCCAAAGAAGCTGGTGCTGACTTTGTAGGATTGGACGAATATTTGGAGAAAATCAAAAACGGTTGGACCGATGTTGATGTCATCATCACCATGCCAAGCGTTATGGGTAAATTGGGACCACTAGGTAGAATTTTGGGACCAAGGGGCTTAATGCCCAATCCAAAGACCGGAACAGTAACCATGGATGTTGCAAAAGCAGTATCTGATGTAAAGGCCGGTAAGATAGACTTTAAAGTGGACAAAACCGGAATTGTACACGCTGCAATCGGAAAAGCTTCATTCTCTGCGGACAAAATCGCAGGAAATGCAAGGGAGTTGATCGACACCCTTATCAAAATGAAGCCTTCTGCTGCAAAAGGTGTGTACATGAAGAGTATTTACTTGTCCAGTACCATGAGTCCTAGTGTTCAATTAGATCCAAAAGCAGTTCAATAA